The region atttcattattattggtgctatgtggggagacgctccgctccgcttcgctgcgctccgctttggtttcgacgaacatgtgcacctaacacgctcctcctcgctttgctcgtcgtcgcacctatctttaggttttggtactaggggttttgacattattattattattggcgctatgtggggagacgctccgctccgcttcgctgcgctccgctttggtttcgacgaacatgtgcacctaacacgctcctcctcgctttgctcgtcgtcgcacctatctttaggttttggtgctagggggtttgacggtgttgggtaattaaacacagattatgttagtatgttttatgaactttatactaaatgataggtatatattttaaacgatatacgtaatgtatgttatacgaattgatattagtcctcgtaagtattatatattttgattttatataaaatgtacgttataccaattgaatcttataccttatgaaaatatagattttgttgttatacgtaacgttcattatatgttgtgaacgttattaatgtgaaattatacatttcgtttttatacgttgcAATACGCACCCGTCGTAGTTAGGATAGATTCGTTCTGAGGGTGCAGTATCTGAAGGGAGCTGCTTCTTAGTTTGTGATTCAGAATTCAAAGTCCTATTCCACTATCACATACGAGATTTGAATTCGATTGCTAACTAGCTGACTCATCGATCGTACTCACACATAACTTTAGCCAGATTAGCGAGCATGTGGCTCAACACATAATATGCACACACCACACAGGCTAGAGTAAGAGTgcgacatcatcatcatcagccaataatcgtcTGCTGCTGGACATTGGACTCTCCCAatttgcaccaaaatataTACTCTTTCCTATAATAACTCTACCCAAAGGTAGTCTGGAATAaatagcgataagaccgccatttgtacctacatatgcgtagattaatgtttttgtaattGTGTCCGTGTTTTTTGGGTACACATaaagaatatattattattattcattatgGACCTTCCTCATTCAACCAATACAGAAGTTGACTCTCTGTATGAGGTGGTAGGTCTAGCGGTTTGGAGGCTGGCAGGCACGTAAGAGTGAGCATATTTTCAGCCCTACGACGTAGGGCCtacgtacatacataatatatttacgaATGGgaggcaaataaataaaaacaccaCAATACTCTTTTAAAACTCTATTTCTATCTGCACATAcgtataacaatattaaattatataactaACAATCAGAACCAATCTACTGCCACCTGTAGTGAGCGTAGGCCCTGTTAGCCTCGCACTGGCGATGTATGTCCTGCTTCCGCTTGACGACCTTGCCGGTGTTGTTGGCGGCATCCAGAAGCTCCCAGGCAAACTGCTCGGGGAAGTGGATGGTGCGCTCCTTGTCGTTGGTCGCTTCTAGCAGCCACTTGATGGCTAGGAACTCTGACCGGTTCTCTGTGATCGGCCCAGGCACCTGGAAGGTTAAGACGTGTTGATTGTCTTGCTGTTAAGCCCGCTCGCTAAGCTATGAGAGGTTTTGTCTTGGGTCTCGACAAAATTATTGACTTTTAAAACTACTGGTGAGCTCTCCCGAATAGGTCCTCTAGAGTCTCGTATTCGCTGTCTCGTGTAGTTTTGTCGAGAGTCTGGAGCTTATAGTGGGTGGATTAGTTTGGGGATTCGTTTTAAGTAGATacttttatgtaggtaccatcCGGGAAATCCCTGCCTGCTTGCTGGTTTTCAAAACACTATGTATGCAACTGTGTTGAACTCGCGCCGAGGCTTCATGCGGTTCTAATAATTAAAGTAAGCCACTGGTTATTTCCCTGATGGTACGTAAATATGTTGTTAGTATTTTAAAATGGCGCTATAACATTATGGGTGAAATATCAATCAGCGGAACTGAGTTGTCAGTACATAATTTGATTGTACTTATGGAAATGGATGAGATCAGCTGTGGTATTGTGGTTGTAATTTGCATGCAAATCGTATTTTGCCGCgtcataaatacaataatataatgtacttactgtTAGTTTGTAATGTgagaaataattaatgtattaAAGTAAATGAGATGAAATAAGTAAattgaatttcaaaaattTTGTGTATCTAAGACGCGAATTACACAGAAAAGGCATAAGGCGAAGGCGCGACGCAGGCAGCACCTTATGCCTTTTCTGTGTAATTTGCGCCTAAgtgtaaaaagtaaaaatagtttattaacaaattgtttaagtacattttgtgATATTATTGGCTGCAAATTCCACACTAGGTGAACCTGTATTGTGGAACTTATTCTTAAGTGTACCTTCTATTATTATATGTGGGTACTTATGGTTAGTACACCTTTAATAGGcttttacaacaaaattataattttaagaaatgatttattaatgtaagttgtttaagctgctggtgttcctttttgaataaataaataaataaataaataagttagtaaTATCAAGCATTTTTGTGTTTCATAGACTTGCACAAGCACACAAACTCACACCATGACCAAAAGTGTTAGTGATAGCAAAAAACATCAGGACAGAAACTGGCCCTACACTATATCCAGTCAGTCTGTTGGGAACATGGAGTAAGAGTAacatatacattttttttatttctatgtcGGAAAACAGATaatgctttaaaaagtttaaatacacctatatttttatgtattttttatttcataccaAATCAGTATCTAAGTCACAAAACATTGCTTAGTATAATTTGGAAAAAATCATAATAGAAGGAAATTTATTACGTCACCAAAGCTGCGATAAGTAAAACATAAAGCATGCCTAAAAGTTAAGTTTACTTGTCTTGtactgtatgtatatttagCTACTACATGCAGTGAATGATAAGTAATGtaacaaacacaaacacatCCCATAAACAGTTAACAGTAGAACATAGGTCTTCCTTAAGACTGGAGAATTATATCCATAATCTCCACATATCCAATCTCACTCTTAACCGACAGGTTGGAGATAtcacacaaaacaaaaaagaaaaactgaCTAAGCTACCAACATGGAATCAAAGTTACCTGGTAAGTGATACCACCACGCTTCACTGGTGTCAGCTGCAGTAATGGCTTCGAGTTCTCTATGGCTTTGTGCAGAACCACCTTAGGGTCTAACTCAATCTTAGCCTTCTCCGCATCGGAAGACGCAAGGTGGTACCTCTCTATTTGTTTCCTCTTAATGTTCTCAAATGCTTTTTCTACTAGTGAACGGGCCAACTTCTTTTTGCCCATTTCCATTACATGATTTATGACTTTGCTGAAAGAAATTTgttgtattaatataataatttaataatttcaatttatgtGAGTAAAATATTGTGCTAGGAGGGTAGTACCTAGTAAATTGCTATAACAaccttttttcaatattatattctaataaataaaataaaaaatattcttataaATATTCTTTCACCcgaaggttgtcttgaaagaatcgcttttagtgataagaccacctttttgtacctatgtgtttgtatataagCTTTATAAAATCTGTTCTTGTCTAAacataaagaatattctattctatctatctaaattatttttcatgcATGTGAATACTGAATTATGTTAGTTCCTTTGTACCTAATAGTGGTAGGACTTGCAATACTCAGgttaatataaataggtatcaaTCTACACAGAGGGTTGGATAAATTATATaggggtgttgcaaaattggtaatACTCACTTAACCAATGGATCATAGTAAGCAGAAGATGTTTCAGAGACTCCGGGTGGCTTGTAGGGTGCTTTAGCGAGGGTTGCGAGCTCACCGCTCTCGACTAGGGGGGCTTGGTCTTCTTTCCTAAACACAGGGTTCTTAAAGAAATCCGGAAAACTGGTTGGTCTTGCATAGTGTCTTGAAATTAACTCCCATctgaaaaagtaaaatataatgtattttattaatgacGATAGCTTGTCTTTTTTGcagtaactaggtacctacttactaaatttAAAGTTGGTTACCTGGGCTTTGAAAAATTGGCTACGACTggaacaatatttttactaagCGGTATTAGTGTATTCATATTGCTGGAAGGCTTTCAAATAAAGGCAGAAGTGCCGGTTATACTCGTAATCCTAGAATTAAtgatattttcatttaattagaattaaatttaacttttatttttatctccaACAAAAACAATCGCAAAGTAACCTAAAAATTATCCATTCTTTGACATGACCAAGACATGACATTTGTCTACTCTGTggctatatatattttattctgagGTTTCAGTATCAGTAatgctcagaataataacgtcTTGGGCCGTGTAAAAAGACTTTGTTCGCGACGACAGCGGTGTGGGTGTGttgaaattttttttgtttatcgCGCTAACTACCCACATCACTCCCGCTAGCGTCGTGGTCGCGGCCTGAGGAATCGCTcaacctcagaataataatatcaacGGCCAAGGACCAAGTTTTTACTCTGTGTTATAAGTCAACGTCAAGACTAATCAAGTCACTTACTAATCTGTGAATCATCcatttttgattgatttattttggtttttctACAAATTCTATTTATACAATTTACAttgaattgtttatttatttactgataACATTTGTTACATGATTTCTTTAACATGTCGACTATAATAAAATTCGATCTTAAGGAATTAAAGAAGCTCGCTACCAACAAAGACTCCTGTGTTTATGAAACAAAAGTAACCCAAAATTTAGCTCTTCAACCGTGGTGTTTAGGGAACCTAAAAGAGTCAATAAAAAACCTACTGGACTATAAAATTGGAAAATTTGACAAAGAGTAAGTCAATACTACTATATTTAATTCATCCAACTTCTACAAAACAggagtataataattattaattttatttttttcaggttTGATGGTATACTACTGAGTTATAAAAACCTGCATATTCTGCAGAATGTAGGATCGATAAGGAACGACAATGCGGACATACACTTCCAAGTACAGGCGGACTACTTCATTTTCCGTCCTCATGTTGGCGCTATGCTGAGAGGAATTGTAAACAAGAAAAGTGTAACACATCTCGGCATTCTAGTTCACAGGTGACATAACAAATTGATTCGTTAATTTCTAATTATCTGTATTATTAGTACCTTACAAATGGAGTAAAAcctattttaatgttttctcCTGTTTCCAAAGTTAGATAAATAAACACtatcatacaaaataaaacttcagCTATGTGCTGCATGTTGCCCActgattcatttattttttatttttccttttcagaGTGTTCAATGTGGTAATTCCCCGACCTACTGAGCAGCCGGGCAACAAGTGGATAGGGACAAGTGTACAAGAAGGACAGGAGGTGGTTTTTAGAATAGTGGTCCTAGACCTCTTTGGAGCCCTCCCATACATTAGAGGGGAATTAGATGAAAAGTAAGCCAATTCTTTAGATAATTTAAAAGATACACCTCACAGTGCTAAGACTTTTAATTCACTTCAATTATTGAGACAAGAagaagatttatttatattaaggtGCAAATTTTggatataaaaattataatgtgtgtatttttttccagGTCTTTAGATGGATTAGATGGGGGTGAACCAGCTGAACCAATACCAATTACATATGTAAATTTTGACAAAACTAAACCCACTATTTACAAACAAGATAGTGATGAACTGGCTCCAAACGTAAAAACCTCAAAAAGAACTTCAGAAATCAATGGAAAAGCTTCAAAACACGATAAGCAGTCAGAATCCACACACAAGTTAAGTCCAAACAAAACTACCACAGCTGTTAGCCAAGACAAAGAAGATAAGAGTACTGAGAAACCTACAAAAAGGCTAAGCAAGTCCAAAGAGCCCAGTTTAATACCAGTAAAACTTTCGAAGAAAAATAGAAAGGAAACAtagattattatattaaatacatgaaattgaatttaatattatatgtgtACAAAATTTTATGAGTACCTAGATATCCacctattttaaataaactttgttctaagctaggtatgtttttcaatctttatttttaaaaattattgatgTTAAATGAAGGATATTATGGCAggattatttatctattaccATAGTAGTAACAAGATTCATGTAAGTATTTGGTGGTAGcagtagggtaacgtaacatacctagggacattttcgactaccccaactttgaatgaagctatcgcagcgtacaactaagatattaatgtgaaattttctttattcggtaggatatataatctattatcattagtatttgtgctaaagctttaaagtggccagattttattaaattaagataaaagtaaaaaggcttgttttgacccaaggtacgttacacgtttgtaccttgggacactgtttcctatagctttgtactatggaaaatgcaaacttctaaataacgccttatatctctgttcttattgatttactgcatctctcttctgtctagtttcactctggcactaataagaacacagatataaggcgttatttagatgtttgcattttccatagtacaaagccataggaaacagtgtcccaaggtacaaatttaatcgtgtcccaaggtacaaaaaagcaatatttaaccaaagtttaaatatctttatttttaattaataggaatctttcagataattgccatgtcataaaattaaataactgaaaagttatacgtgacatccatgtctttattttgagcatgcgtcaatgagataaagcaacacaaaaaactatacaaaagctacttttgaccccaaaaaacttcatattgtcttcaacacacactcgatgctggtatgatcacaagactcactagtttttccaagcgagtaaaatactatacctagggtagaattttaatgtgtttatttagccggtttttaaaatacaatcaatgtcccgaggtacaagcgtcccaaggtacgttacgttaccctacgtACTGGCTTGAGACGAGTTGAGCCCATCACCCATCATAGCTAGCGGCCTATGGAATACATATCTTTAGATTGGGAGTGGATTTGTGGTATCGGGTATAATAGCAACTGTTATTGCTGAAGCGTCAAACAGCTTCATATGAAGACGCCCGCTAGCTTCGTGGACGTGTCGTTAGGGGTGAAAAGGGTCTACTCACGAAGAAAACTATAGT is a window of Plutella xylostella chromosome 17, ilPluXylo3.1, whole genome shotgun sequence DNA encoding:
- the LOC105391087 gene encoding DNA-directed RNA polymerase I subunit RPA43 codes for the protein MSTIIKFDLKELKKLATNKDSCVYETKVTQNLALQPWCLGNLKESIKNLLDYKIGKFDKEFDGILLSYKNLHILQNVGSIRNDNADIHFQVQADYFIFRPHVGAMLRGIVNKKSVTHLGILVHRVFNVVIPRPTEQPGNKWIGTSVQEGQEVVFRIVVLDLFGALPYIRGELDEKSLDGLDGGEPAEPIPITYVNFDKTKPTIYKQDSDELAPNVKTSKRTSEINGKASKHDKQSESTHKLSPNKTTTAVSQDKEDKSTEKPTKRLSKSKEPSLIPVKLSKKNRKET
- the LOC105391085 gene encoding 28S ribosomal protein S7, mitochondrial → MNTLIPLSKNIVPVVANFSKPRWELISRHYARPTSFPDFFKNPVFRKEDQAPLVESGELATLAKAPYKPPGVSETSSAYYDPLVNKVINHVMEMGKKKLARSLVEKAFENIKRKQIERYHLASSDAEKAKIELDPKVVLHKAIENSKPLLQLTPVKRGGITYQVPGPITENRSEFLAIKWLLEATNDKERTIHFPEQFAWELLDAANNTGKVVKRKQDIHRQCEANRAYAHYRWQ